In Puntigrus tetrazona isolate hp1 chromosome 24, ASM1883169v1, whole genome shotgun sequence, a genomic segment contains:
- the LOC122330172 gene encoding cyclic nucleotide-gated cation channel beta-3 yields MFSKLKKIIGGPTVGPSRPAPAPAPAPAPAPAPAPAKEEKPADKENEDKKDDKGPAPAPAPEPAAPASKPEPAPKPEEKPADPANDQPPAEGEEAPPLESRPVVISKHFDAHLIEIVQNYRQRTEQYKEKVIDPYASSPERSPPVTPVLRKDDYLKLVEERKRKEEEDKKRKEEEEKKKKEEAERKKKEEEEKKKKEEEEKKKTDKPGEKKEEKKEEKKDDKGETERKSIFSKVNCTCVDFLLKPIENRMDKRLGTSIDPFTDRRYIAWLSFVTIAFNYNLWFIPVRMAFPYHDPEAVPLWFTLDIIADVIYIIDMIVFQPRLQFCKGGDIIYDRVVIKKKYRESSRFQNDILSVLPLDLLYFVFGFKSVFRLNRLMKSEAFFEFSDRLEGIMTKAYIWRVIRTIGYLLFILHLNACLYYVASDYQGIGSTKWVYSGEGSAYLRSYYFAVRTLINIGGLPEPHTVFEITFQLTNFFVGVFVFSSLIGQMRDVIGAATAGQTYFRASMDACVAYMVTNHIPKMVQTRVRTWYNYTWDSQGMLDESELLEQMPLVMRTAIAVDINLATFQKIDLFKGCDNQMLVDMLLRLKSIVYLPGDFVCKKGDIGKEMYIIKAGEVQVIGGPDNKIVFVTLKAGCVFGEISLLQSSANGGNRRTANVAAHGFANLFVLDKKDLNDILIHYPESQKVLARKGRKLLKAKGPAPAAKADEEKKKGLAMFGQKPPTPKLLRAFAGGAFSKKGFMDRLKTAATSERQ; encoded by the exons ATGTTCAGCAAGCTGAAGAAGATCATCGGGGGTCCGACTGTGGGTCCCTCGAGGCCGGCCCCTGCACCGGCCCCTGCACCGGCTCCTGCTCCTGCTCCGGCCCCTGCAAAG GAAGAAAAACCTGCAGACAAGGAAAATGAAGACAAGAAAGATGATAAAGGCCCCG CCCCAGCACCGGCTCCAGAACCAGCAGCACCAGCCTCGAAACCAGAACCGGCTCCCAAACCAGAGGAGAAACCTGCAGACCCGGCCAACGATCAGCCACCTGCCGAAGG CGAGGAGGCCCCTCCCCTTGAGTCCAGGCCCGTTGTGATAAGCAAGCATTTTGATGCTCATCTCATTGAGATTGTTCAGAATTACCGGCAACGAACAGAACAGTATAAAGAAAAGGTCATTGACCCCTATGCATCCTCTCCAGAGCGCAGCCCACCTGTCA caCCTGTCCTGAGAAAGGACGACTACTTGAAGTTGGTGGAGGAGAGGAAACGAAAAGAAGAGGAggacaagaaaagaaaagaggaggaggagaagaaaaagaaagaggaggcagagagaaaaaagaaagaggaggaagaaaagaagaagaaagaggaggaggagaagaaaaaaacagacaagccgggggaaaagaaagaggaaaaaaaggaggagaagaaagatGACAAGGGAGAAACAGAGCGGAAGTCCATCTTCTCAAAAGTGAATTGCACCTGTGTAGATTTCCTGCTGAAGCCCATCGAAAACAGAATGGACAAAAGACTGGGCACCTCCATTGATCCCTTCACAG ACCGCAGGTATATTGCTTGGCTAAGCTTCGTGACCATCGCCTTCAACTATAACCTGTGGTTCATACCGGTCCGTATGGCTTTCCCGTATCATGACCCAGAGGCCGTTCCTTTGTGGTTTACATTGGACATCATTGCTGACGTCATCTATATCATCGACATGATCGTTTTCCAGCCACGGCTTCAGTTCTGTAAAGGGGGAGACATCATt TATGACAGAGTtgtgattaaaaagaaatatcgAGAATCGTCAAGGTTTCAG AACGATATCCTATCCGTCCTGCCTTTGGACCTGTTATATTTCGTGTTTGGATTCAAGTCTGTCTTCAGGCTCAATCGTTTGATGAAG TCCGAAGCATTTTTTGAGTTCAGTGATCGTCTTGAAGGTATCATGACCAAAGCGTACATCTGGAG AGTCATTCGCACCATTGGATACCTGTTGTTTATTCTCCATCTCAACGCATGTCTTTACTACGTGGCATCTGACTACCAAGGGATCGGCTCAACCAAATGGGTGTACAGCGGAGAAGGCAGCGC GTACTTACGCAGTTACTATTTTGCCGTGCGGACTCTGATCAACATTGGTGGTCTGCCTGAGCCTCACACAGTCTTTGAAATCACCTTTCAGTTAACAAACTTTTTTGTTGGTGTCTTTGTCTTCTCAAGTTTGATCGGACAG ATGAGAGATGTCATTGGAGCAGCGACTGCCGGCCAGACGTACTTCCGTGCCTCTATGGACGCTTGCGTGGCGTACATGGTGACAAACCACATCCCCAAGATGGTTCAAACCAGAGTGCGCACCTGGTACAACTACACCTGGGACTCCCAGGGCATGCTGG ATGAGTCTGAGCTTCTGGAACAGATGCCTCTGGTGATGAGAACAGCCATCGCTGTGGACATCAACCTTGCTACTTTCCAAAAGATCGACCTCTTCAAG GGTTGTGACAACCAGATGCTCGTGGACATGTTATTGAGGCTGAAGTCCATCGTGTACTTGCCTGGAGACTTTGTGTGCAAGAAG GGTGACATTGGAAAGGAAATGTACATCATTAAAGCCGGAGAGGTGCAGGTCATCGGTGGGCCGGACAATAAGATCGTGTTTGTGACTCTAAAGGCCGGCTGTGTGTTCGGAGAGATCAG TTTGCTACAGTCTTCAGCCAATGGAGGAAACAGAAGAACCGCTAACGTAGCGGCACATGGGTTCGCCAATCTCTTCGTGCTGGATAAGAAAGACCTCAATGACATCCTGATTCACTACCCGGAGTCTCAGAAAGTGCTGGCCAGGAAGGGACG GAAACTGCTGAAAGCAAAGGGTCCGGCTCCTGCTGCTAAAGCTGACgaggaaaagaagaaaggaCTGGCTATGTTCGGACAAAAACCTCCCACTCCCAAACTTTTGCGTGCCTTTGCAGGGGGAGCTTTCAGCAAAAAAGGCTTCATGGACAGACTTAAG actGCTGCTACTTCAGAACGTCAATAA